The DNA sequence CCATCTCGCCACTCACTTGTCTCCCGCTGCCCCTGGAGGACGCGGTCCGTATGGTGAACGCCGGATAACTACCCCGTGGCGTCTCGCACTATGCCACCGGGGCCCGGGGCGCCGTCGCCCGCCGTCAACGAAAATCCCGTGACGGGGTCGACGAGCCGACGATGAGCGACAGAGGGGAGATGCGGTCGGCGACCACGTTGACGACCCCTTCGACACGCTCCAGGCGGCCACGGACGAGCAGGGCGGGCGCCGACCGGGCCGCCTGGCGGTAACGGCTCCAGGCGCCTTTCGAGCAGACGACGTTGATGAGACCGGTCTCGTCCTCCAGGTTCAAGAAGGTCGTGCCCCCGGCCGTCGCCGGGCGTTGGCGGTGGGTGACCACGCCGCCGACCAGGACCCGGCTGTCGGGCTCGGCACGGGCGAGCCCCGCTGCCGTCGTCGCGCCCCACGCGTCGAGCTGGTCGCGGACGAGCTCGATGGGATCGCCGGTGGGTGACATCCCCGTGGCCCACAGGTCGGCGGCCATCTCCTCCGCCGTCGTCATGTCGGGCAGGGCGGGAGCCCGGGCTCCGACCACCACCCCATCAAGGCGATCGGGGGTGGCCTGAGACACGGCCCCCGCGGCCCACAGCCCCTCCCGGCGCGTTCGATCGGGGAGGGCACCCGCAGTCGCCAACGCCTCCAGCTGCGCCCGGGACACGCCCGTGCGCCGCACCAGGTCCTCCATGTCGGCATAGGGCCGGCCGGCGGCGATGCGCTCCGCCATCTCCAGCCCGATGGTGCGCACGTACTCGAGACCGAGCCGCACGGCCGGTCGATCCGGCTCGACAGCAAGCCGCTCCGTCCCCAAGCCCGCCTCCCGGGCCGGCTCCAACGTGGCCTGGGCCGGGCTGGCGTTGACATCGGCCCGCCGCACCTCCACGCCGTGGCGGCGGGCGTCGGCCACCAACGTCTTGGGCGACCAGAAGCCCATGGGCTGGGCATTGAGCAAGGCGGCACAAAAGGCTGCCGGAAAGTGGTGCTTGATCCACGCGCTGGCATAGACCAGGTAGGCGAAGGACACCGAGTGGCTCTCGGGGAAGCCGAAGTTGGCGAAGGCGGCCAGCTTCTCGTAGATGGCGTCGGCGACGTCTCCGGTGATGCCCCGCGCCGCCATCCCCTCGTAGAGTCGGGCCCGCAGCCGTTCCATGCGCTCGCCGGAGCGCTTCGAGCCCATGGCCTGGCGCAGCTGGTCCGACTCGGCGCCGGTGAAACCGGCCACGTCGATGGCCATCTGCATGAGCTGCTCCTGGAACAGGGGCACCCCGAGGGTCTTCTCCAACGACGGCTCGAGCAGCGGATGCAGGTAGGTCGCCGGCTCGAGCCCGTTGCGCCGGCGGATATAGGGATGAACCGATCCACCCTGGATGGGACCCGGCCTGATGAGGGCCACCTCCACCACGAGGTCGTAGAAGTGGCGGGGCTTGAGCCTGGGCAGGGTGGCCATCTGGGCCCGACTCTCGACCTGGAAGACACCCACGGTGTCGGCCCGGCACAGCATGTCGTAGACCGCGTCCTCCTGGGGGAGCTCGGCCAGGTCGACCTCCACCCCGTGGTGGTCGCGGACCAGGTCGATGGCCCGGTGGATGGCGTTGAGCATCCCCAGACCCAGCAGGTCGAACTTCACCAGGCCGACGGCGGCGCAGTCGTCCTTGTCCCACTGCAGGACGCTGCGGCCTTCCATGCGCGCCCATTCCACCGGGCACACCTCGACCACGGGCCGGTCGCAGATGACCATGCCGCCCGAGTGGATGCCGAGGTGGCGGGGGAAGTTCTCCACCTGAGCAGCCAGCCCCATGACCGGCTCGGGGATGTCGTGGGCCGACCGGCCGTCCGGACCCACGGCGCCGGCCGTGGCCTCGAGTGGACCCCACCGTTCGATCTGCTTGGACCAGGCGTCCAGCTGGCCGGACGCGTGGCCAAGGGCCTTGCCCATGTCGCGCACGGCCGAGCGGGCCCGGTAGGTGATGACGTTGGCGACCTGGGCGGCGTTGTGGCGGCCGTAGCGCTCGTACACGTGCTGGATGGCCTCCTCGCGCCGATCGCTCTCGATGTCGATGTCGATGTCCGGAGGACCGTCGCGTTCGGGGGAGAGGAAGCGCTCGAACAGCAGGCCCAGCGAGACGGCGTCGGCGTTGGTGATGCCGAGGGCGTAGCAGACCGCCGAGTTGGCAGCCGACCCCCGCCCTTGACAGAGGATGCCCCGCCGCCGGCAGAACTCCACGATGTCCCACACCACGAGGAAGTAGCCGGGAAAACCCAGCCCCTCGATGACCGACAGCTCGCGATCCAGCTGCGCGTAGGCACCCGGCACCCGCTCGGCGCCCCGAGGACCGTAACGACGCGCCGCTCCCCGCTCGGTCAGCTCGACCAGCCAGCTCATCTCGGAATGACCCGGCGGCACCGGGAAGTCGGGCAATCGGGGGGCGACCAGCCGCAGGTCGAACGCGCACTCCCTTCCCAGCTCGGCGGCCCGCTCCACCACGCCGGGATAGCGGGCGAACCGCCGGGCCTGCTCCCTCCCCGAGCGCAGGTGGGCGCCGGCTGCCGCCGGCAGCCATCCCTCGATCTCGTCCAGCGATCGCCGGGCCCGCACCGCAGCCAGGGCGGTGGCCAGACCCCGCCGGGCGGGGGTGGCGTAGTGCACATTGTTGGTGGCGATCAGCTCCACGCCGTGGGCCAGGGCCAGGTTGGCCAGGGCGTCGTTGCGGGCGGTGTCCAGCGGGTCGCCGTGGTCCCACAGCTCCACCGCCAGGTTGCCGCGGCCAAAGGCGTCTGCCAGCCGACCCAGGGCCCGCCCCGCCGCCGTGGGGCCCGATTGGACCAGCGCCGTCGGGACCTCACCTTTGCGACAGCCGGTGAGCACCATCCAGTGATCCCCGTGGGCCTCGGCCAGGGTGGTCAGGGACACGATCGGCTGGCCCTTCTCCCCCCCGGCCAGGTGGGCCTCGCTGACGACCCGGCACAGCCGGGCGTACCCCTCGGGGTCGCGGGCCAGCACGACGAGATGGTGGCCCTCGGGATCGGCGGCGGCCTGGCGGTGGCCCATGGTGCCGGCGGGACCAGGACGGCGGCCCTTGGGTCGTCCCCCGGTCTGCGGTGCTGGTCGAGCCAGGTCGAGGGTGAGCTCGGTCCCGAAGACGGCGGGCACACCGAGCGCCTCGGCGGCCTCGGCGAAGCGGACCACCCCGTACATGCCGTCGTGATCGGTGAGGGCCAGCGCCTCCAGGCCGAGCCGGTCGGCCTCCTCGACCAGCTCCTCGGGGTGCGACGCTCCGTCCAGGAAGCTGAAGTTCGAGTGGCAGTGCAGCTCGGCGTAGGGAATCGGGGCGTCGCTCCGCCGCCGCTTCGCGCCGGTGGCACTACTTCCGGGGCCGGCCTCCCGGGACGGCTGCGGGGGGTGGTAGGGCTGGCGCTTGCGGGACCAGGCCGGGCTGTCGCCTCCGTCGGCGTGGTCCGGGCGGTTGGGCGGCCGGCCGTCGGACAACCGGCGCTCGAGCTCGGACCAGGGGATCGGAGGGTTGCGCCAACCCATACGCCAACCCTAGGGCGGTCCGCCTCCGGAGTCGAACGTGCGTTCGATGCGGGCGCTTCGGGTAAACCTACCTCGTCCCTGCCCGGAACTTGGCGAAATGAGAAGCCTGTGCTGCGACTCGTCCGGCGCCCACTTGCCGTCAGCGTGATCCTCGCCGGCCTCTCCTGGGGCCTGGCCGCGTGCGGCCAATCCCCCCCGACACTGCGCCTCGGCGCCGTCTTCCCGCTGCACGGATCGCAGGCCCCCTCGGCGACCGAGGAGTGGCGGGGCGTGAAGATCGCCGCCGACCTCGTCAACCAGGACGGCGGAGTGAGGGGTCAGCGCATCGCCCTGGACGTGCGAGACCTCGAGACACGAGAGGGCGCCGCCAAGGCCGTCGCTTCATTGCACGACGACGGCGTCCCGCTGGTGCTCGGCGCCTACTCGTCGCAGCTGTCGATCCCGGCTGCGGTCGCGGCCTCGGACTCTCGCCTCGTCTACTGGGAAGCGGGAGCCGTCGCCGATCGCGTCACCGGGCAGGGCTCGCCCTGGGTGTTCCGAGTGGGGGCGACGGGCTCGAACCTCGGCACCAACTCGGCCCGCTTCGCCGCCACGCAGCTGGTGCCGCGCCTCGGGCTGGCGCCGTCGCAGACGCGCGTGGCGGTCGTCTGGGAGAACGACGCCTACGGGCAGTCGGTGGCCGACGCCGCCGTCACAACGGCTCAGTCGTCCGGCCTCCAGGTAGTCGGCCGCACGGCGTACGACGCCTACAAGCCCGACTGGCCCTCGGTGATGGCACAGGTGGCCGCGGCTCACCCGGACGTGCTCGTCCTGGCCTCCTATATCCCCGACGGCGAGGGCTTCCGCCGGGCCATGCTGGCCGAGCACGTCCGGGTGGGGGCCATGATCGGCTCCAGCATGGCCGAGTGCATGAGCAACTTCGGCGACGACCTCGGTCCACAGGCCGTCGGGGTGTTCGCGTCAGACCGCCCGGGCGGCGGCTTCAACCCAGGCGCCCTGGGCTCGATCGGGGCACGTGACTACGCGCGCTTCGCCGCCGCCTGGAAGGCCCAGACCGGCGACGCCACGCCAGACGAGGAGGCGTTGGCCGGGTTCAGCGCCGCCTGGGCCTTGTTCCATTACGTCCTGCCCAAGGCCCACACGTTCAGTCCCCGCGACATCGCCGCCGCCG is a window from the Acidimicrobiales bacterium genome containing:
- a CDS encoding ABC transporter substrate-binding protein; protein product: MLRLVRRPLAVSVILAGLSWGLAACGQSPPTLRLGAVFPLHGSQAPSATEEWRGVKIAADLVNQDGGVRGQRIALDVRDLETREGAAKAVASLHDDGVPLVLGAYSSQLSIPAAVAASDSRLVYWEAGAVADRVTGQGSPWVFRVGATGSNLGTNSARFAATQLVPRLGLAPSQTRVAVVWENDAYGQSVADAAVTTAQSSGLQVVGRTAYDAYKPDWPSVMAQVAAAHPDVLVLASYIPDGEGFRRAMLAEHVRVGAMIGSSMAECMSNFGDDLGPQAVGVFASDRPGGGFNPGALGSIGARDYARFAAAWKAQTGDATPDEEALAGFSAAWALFHYVLPKAHTFSPRDIAAAARQTMLAEGELPNGAGLHFANDRSREGQNLLAAAVIWQWQAVGHSVVVWPPAYATGAPAMVPLPA
- a CDS encoding error-prone DNA polymerase, which codes for MGWRNPPIPWSELERRLSDGRPPNRPDHADGGDSPAWSRKRQPYHPPQPSREAGPGSSATGAKRRRSDAPIPYAELHCHSNFSFLDGASHPEELVEEADRLGLEALALTDHDGMYGVVRFAEAAEALGVPAVFGTELTLDLARPAPQTGGRPKGRRPGPAGTMGHRQAAADPEGHHLVVLARDPEGYARLCRVVSEAHLAGGEKGQPIVSLTTLAEAHGDHWMVLTGCRKGEVPTALVQSGPTAAGRALGRLADAFGRGNLAVELWDHGDPLDTARNDALANLALAHGVELIATNNVHYATPARRGLATALAAVRARRSLDEIEGWLPAAAGAHLRSGREQARRFARYPGVVERAAELGRECAFDLRLVAPRLPDFPVPPGHSEMSWLVELTERGAARRYGPRGAERVPGAYAQLDRELSVIEGLGFPGYFLVVWDIVEFCRRRGILCQGRGSAANSAVCYALGITNADAVSLGLLFERFLSPERDGPPDIDIDIESDRREEAIQHVYERYGRHNAAQVANVITYRARSAVRDMGKALGHASGQLDAWSKQIERWGPLEATAGAVGPDGRSAHDIPEPVMGLAAQVENFPRHLGIHSGGMVICDRPVVEVCPVEWARMEGRSVLQWDKDDCAAVGLVKFDLLGLGMLNAIHRAIDLVRDHHGVEVDLAELPQEDAVYDMLCRADTVGVFQVESRAQMATLPRLKPRHFYDLVVEVALIRPGPIQGGSVHPYIRRRNGLEPATYLHPLLEPSLEKTLGVPLFQEQLMQMAIDVAGFTGAESDQLRQAMGSKRSGERMERLRARLYEGMAARGITGDVADAIYEKLAAFANFGFPESHSVSFAYLVYASAWIKHHFPAAFCAALLNAQPMGFWSPKTLVADARRHGVEVRRADVNASPAQATLEPAREAGLGTERLAVEPDRPAVRLGLEYVRTIGLEMAERIAAGRPYADMEDLVRRTGVSRAQLEALATAGALPDRTRREGLWAAGAVSQATPDRLDGVVVGARAPALPDMTTAEEMAADLWATGMSPTGDPIELVRDQLDAWGATTAAGLARAEPDSRVLVGGVVTHRQRPATAGGTTFLNLEDETGLINVVCSKGAWSRYRQAARSAPALLVRGRLERVEGVVNVVADRISPLSLIVGSSTPSRDFR